From Parasphaerochaeta coccoides DSM 17374, a single genomic window includes:
- a CDS encoding efflux RND transporter periplasmic adaptor subunit: MAKDTSVKNMETEKEMDQHEADIRVRIKKKNAERRRKKIIIWLVIILAIASYLFYSQSQAKKKMEQQVAATAPRDGQVYSSVITTTIDLSGYVEPYDTQKVNMRATGTVTTIAVEEGDAVKEGDLLAALDDTTQQYALANINVNIEKAELQGSVRDVELLKLQKITAENNLDYTRAYANFDGVVASVDIEVGNYFEAGASAMTIIDRSRLKASVEVDEIDMQYVFIGQKAYLTFDSLPGQVIEAEVSYIPMLGRYSSQGIGVVDVELTIYDPPASLVPGFTFEGTIEVEGDTELVLIPQAAITTTRGNSTVQKKLPNGTYETVPVTIKYLGEGVSQLLNGDLMPGDTILLKNTSNNSLFGSFGVGGDGGGGGGGGAPMRF, translated from the coding sequence ATGGCGAAAGATACGAGTGTGAAGAATATGGAAACCGAGAAGGAAATGGATCAGCATGAGGCTGATATCCGTGTCCGTATCAAGAAAAAGAACGCGGAACGCAGACGCAAGAAGATCATCATCTGGTTGGTCATCATCCTTGCAATAGCCTCATATCTATTTTATTCCCAGTCCCAGGCAAAGAAGAAAATGGAACAGCAGGTTGCCGCCACAGCGCCAAGGGATGGTCAGGTCTATTCCAGCGTGATTACTACGACCATCGACCTGTCAGGATATGTAGAGCCGTATGATACCCAGAAGGTAAACATGCGTGCTACAGGAACCGTGACAACGATTGCCGTAGAGGAAGGCGACGCGGTGAAGGAGGGGGATCTCCTTGCCGCGTTGGATGATACGACCCAGCAATATGCGCTGGCAAACATCAACGTCAACATCGAGAAAGCGGAACTCCAGGGCAGCGTGAGGGATGTGGAACTACTCAAGCTCCAGAAGATTACAGCTGAGAACAATCTTGATTATACCCGTGCCTATGCGAACTTTGATGGTGTTGTCGCTTCCGTGGATATAGAAGTGGGCAACTATTTCGAGGCTGGTGCTTCTGCCATGACCATCATTGACCGGAGCCGGCTGAAGGCTTCCGTCGAAGTAGATGAAATTGACATGCAGTATGTCTTCATTGGTCAAAAGGCGTATCTGACCTTTGATTCCCTTCCCGGACAGGTTATTGAAGCGGAAGTCTCCTACATCCCCATGCTTGGCCGGTATTCTAGCCAAGGCATCGGAGTGGTTGATGTCGAACTCACCATCTATGATCCTCCTGCCAGTCTGGTACCTGGTTTTACCTTTGAGGGAACGATCGAGGTGGAAGGAGATACCGAATTGGTACTCATTCCCCAGGCTGCCATCACGACGACTCGCGGGAACTCAACTGTGCAAAAGAAGTTGCCTAACGGTACGTATGAAACAGTTCCTGTCACCATCAAGTATCTGGGAGAAGGTGTGAGCCAGCTTCTTAATGGGGACTTGATGCCGGGAGATACGATTCTCCTTAAGAATACAAGCAATAACTCTCTGTTCGGATCATTCGGTGTCGGAGGTGACGGTGGTGGCGGTGGTGGCGGTGGTGCCCCAATGCGGTTCTGA
- a CDS encoding Hsp33 family molecular chaperone HslO, translated as MYKKPITDIELLEHLDALPGDGREVFLLERGNLRVTAVQGTHMINQMRANHGLGILESMVLGQAYIASGLLSATVKGNDRVLLTVECGGPIGGIYTEAWANGNVRGYLKNVPIHVEKPLEDNDLTFLYGPGFITITKMIEGSSQPFSGQVMMQYGDLAKDLAVYYQMSEQTPSLFVLSIKFDSHGRIFGAGGFFLQVMPGCPDSIPEKLDSHISGLSSLGRHLAQGGTIRQYVEQEFAPFHPEHLDTLPVAFSCPCSRENFNGYLSSLPEQEKQSIMQDGPFPLHLDCLNCSTAYDFTKEELESIFHVS; from the coding sequence ATGTATAAGAAACCGATTACTGACATTGAACTGCTCGAACATCTGGATGCCTTGCCCGGAGATGGGCGTGAAGTATTCCTCCTTGAGCGCGGGAACCTCAGGGTCACCGCCGTCCAAGGTACGCACATGATCAACCAAATGCGTGCCAATCACGGTCTGGGCATCCTTGAATCCATGGTTCTTGGGCAGGCGTATATCGCCTCCGGCCTCCTGAGCGCTACAGTAAAGGGCAATGACCGCGTCCTGCTCACCGTAGAATGCGGAGGACCCATCGGAGGCATCTATACCGAAGCATGGGCGAACGGAAATGTCCGGGGCTACCTGAAGAATGTCCCGATACATGTGGAGAAGCCTCTTGAGGACAATGACCTTACCTTCCTCTACGGCCCAGGGTTCATCACCATAACCAAGATGATCGAGGGATCTTCGCAACCCTTCTCCGGACAGGTAATGATGCAATATGGTGATTTGGCAAAAGACTTGGCCGTCTACTACCAGATGAGCGAACAGACTCCTTCCCTCTTTGTCCTGTCCATCAAGTTTGATTCCCATGGACGCATCTTCGGCGCCGGCGGCTTTTTCCTCCAGGTGATGCCCGGTTGCCCCGATTCCATTCCAGAAAAACTTGACAGCCATATATCCGGCCTTTCCTCCCTGGGCAGGCATCTTGCCCAAGGAGGCACAATCCGGCAGTATGTGGAACAGGAGTTTGCGCCGTTCCATCCAGAACATCTTGATACATTGCCGGTCGCATTCTCCTGCCCCTGTTCGCGCGAGAACTTCAACGGATATCTGTCGAGTCTGCCTGAACAGGAAAAGCAGTCCATCATGCAGGACGGACCGTTCCCGCTGCATTTGGACTGTCTCAATTGCAGTACCGCCTATGATTTTACCAAGGAAGAACTGGAAAGTATTTTCCACGTTTCCTGA
- the rlmKL gene encoding bifunctional 23S rRNA (guanine(2069)-N(7))-methyltransferase RlmK/23S rRNA (guanine(2445)-N(2))-methyltransferase RlmL — translation MFFYATASAHQGDIVEDEVMQAGAAHTRSMGGGIEFEADLETAYRFCLWSRVSTRLMVALYKDDDIQSSDELYESSLQIPWEDWVNPEKTFSITESMTTCSWLKNSHFGTLRLKDAIADRIRERFDDQRPSVDLENPDVTFHMHIDVNTVTWYVDFSGKSLHKRGYRTQQTEAVLREHLASSILWRSEWRRSITDAGAGVLLDPFCGAGTLVVEAALMATDTAPGLVDPSRFAFLKLPLHQPQTWEKVLSEALSRQKAGRSRSIEIHAWDIDPQAIEAAKGNAQAAGVSDFITFAVKDFTSMSVEDVPAAHGYVVTDPPYGVRLADPEIITLYRKIGGTLNALFGGWRVSILCGEQELLSYVDLKPERTNSIYNGGILCQLAHYVVFSEEERKELAARAEQRRKERLEAPLSEGSQMAFNRLKKNLATLTPLMMKQGVSCYRIYDADMPEYSAAIDLYENRYISLQEYAAPDSIDPEAAERRLEELVLATERATGIPYEKIFVKRRERQKGLAQYEKMDDAKNFYVVTEHSLRFLVNFNSYLDTGIFLDHRPVRRVIKENAKDTRFLNLFCYTGTATVHAAAGGALSTVSVDTSATYLDWAAKNMELNAFYGMNHFRYKDDVMEWLRNSNTGEFDLIFCDPPTYSNSKDRRSFDIQRDHISLVDACMNHLTPGGTLIFSNNFRKFKLDEILMEDYDVEDVSSKTIGDDFARDPRIHNTFLIHHKDGKKPRLTSASFTGDGTKPRKIVIKKKIITTG, via the coding sequence ATGTTTTTTTATGCGACGGCATCTGCCCATCAGGGAGATATCGTAGAAGATGAAGTGATGCAAGCCGGAGCTGCCCATACCCGATCTATGGGAGGCGGCATTGAATTTGAAGCAGACCTTGAAACGGCATATCGTTTCTGCCTGTGGTCGCGCGTATCCACCCGCCTGATGGTCGCCCTTTATAAGGATGACGATATCCAGAGTTCTGACGAACTCTACGAATCCTCCCTCCAGATTCCTTGGGAAGATTGGGTGAACCCTGAGAAAACCTTCTCCATCACAGAATCCATGACGACATGCTCCTGGCTGAAAAATTCCCATTTCGGTACCCTGCGCCTCAAGGACGCCATAGCCGACCGCATCAGGGAACGTTTTGACGACCAGCGACCTTCCGTTGACCTTGAGAACCCCGATGTGACCTTCCACATGCATATCGATGTGAACACGGTGACATGGTATGTCGATTTCTCCGGAAAATCCCTTCATAAGCGCGGTTACCGCACCCAGCAGACAGAAGCGGTACTGCGGGAGCATCTTGCCTCCAGCATCCTCTGGAGATCTGAATGGCGGCGCAGCATTACTGATGCTGGCGCAGGCGTCCTCCTTGACCCATTCTGCGGAGCTGGTACTTTGGTGGTCGAAGCAGCCCTCATGGCTACTGACACGGCTCCTGGCCTGGTCGATCCTAGCCGCTTTGCTTTCCTCAAGCTCCCTCTCCATCAGCCGCAAACATGGGAGAAAGTGTTGTCCGAAGCCCTCTCCCGTCAGAAAGCCGGACGGTCGCGTTCCATAGAGATTCATGCATGGGACATAGACCCTCAAGCGATTGAAGCCGCCAAAGGCAATGCGCAAGCTGCCGGAGTATCCGATTTCATCACTTTTGCTGTAAAGGATTTCACGTCCATGTCGGTAGAGGATGTTCCCGCCGCCCACGGGTATGTCGTCACGGATCCCCCCTATGGCGTGCGTCTTGCCGACCCCGAAATCATCACTCTATACCGCAAGATCGGCGGCACGCTCAATGCCTTGTTCGGAGGTTGGAGGGTATCAATCCTCTGCGGAGAGCAGGAACTGCTTTCTTATGTCGATTTGAAGCCGGAAAGAACCAATAGCATTTACAATGGCGGTATTCTCTGCCAGCTCGCCCACTACGTGGTGTTTTCCGAAGAAGAACGCAAGGAACTGGCAGCACGAGCCGAACAACGCCGCAAGGAACGTCTTGAAGCTCCTCTTTCCGAAGGCTCCCAGATGGCCTTCAACCGCTTGAAGAAAAACCTTGCCACCCTCACTCCCCTGATGATGAAGCAGGGCGTTTCATGCTATCGCATCTACGATGCGGACATGCCCGAATATTCCGCCGCCATCGACCTGTACGAGAACAGGTACATTTCCTTGCAAGAATATGCCGCCCCTGACTCCATAGATCCGGAGGCGGCGGAAAGGCGTCTGGAAGAACTGGTTCTTGCAACGGAACGAGCCACCGGCATCCCTTATGAAAAAATATTTGTCAAGCGTCGTGAACGTCAGAAAGGTCTTGCCCAATATGAAAAAATGGACGATGCCAAGAATTTCTATGTAGTCACCGAGCATTCCCTCCGCTTCCTGGTCAACTTCAACTCCTATCTGGATACTGGCATTTTCCTGGATCACCGTCCTGTACGACGTGTCATTAAGGAAAACGCCAAGGACACACGTTTCCTGAACCTTTTCTGCTATACCGGCACAGCGACCGTCCACGCTGCCGCGGGTGGTGCCCTGAGCACGGTGAGCGTGGATACGTCAGCAACCTACCTTGACTGGGCAGCAAAGAACATGGAACTGAATGCTTTCTACGGGATGAACCATTTCCGTTACAAGGATGATGTCATGGAATGGCTCCGGAACAGCAACACAGGTGAGTTTGATTTGATTTTCTGCGATCCTCCTACCTACAGCAACAGCAAGGATCGTCGTTCCTTCGACATCCAGCGGGATCATATCTCTTTGGTTGACGCGTGCATGAATCATCTGACGCCAGGGGGTACGTTGATATTCTCCAACAATTTCCGCAAGTTCAAGCTCGACGAAATATTGATGGAAGATTACGATGTTGAGGATGTATCGTCCAAAACCATTGGGGACGATTTCGCACGTGATCCAAGAATACATAATACCTTCCTGATACATCACAAGGATGGCAAGAAACCGCGACTCACTTCCGCATCTTTCACCGGAGACGGCACGAAACCACGGAAAATAGTCATAAAAAAGAAAATCATCACTACTGGCTGA
- the mscL gene encoding large-conductance mechanosensitive channel protein MscL, with protein MADKKRIGFIDEFKEFIMRGNVLDMAIGLIIGTAFTAIVKSVVNDIIMPFVGWLMGSSSFSDFRVILTPATEDAPEVAIRYGALLQTVVDFLIIGFILFIIVKTFNTFRKKLERAKEPAAPVEPEAPPADITLLTEIRDLLKDRK; from the coding sequence ATGGCAGACAAAAAAAGAATTGGATTCATTGATGAATTCAAGGAGTTCATTATGCGCGGTAATGTCCTGGATATGGCCATTGGTCTTATCATTGGCACGGCTTTCACCGCCATCGTGAAATCAGTGGTGAACGACATCATCATGCCTTTTGTCGGCTGGCTCATGGGAAGCTCCAGCTTTTCTGATTTCCGCGTCATCCTCACGCCTGCTACGGAAGACGCCCCTGAAGTCGCCATCCGTTATGGCGCCCTGCTACAGACTGTTGTGGATTTCCTGATCATCGGCTTCATTTTGTTCATCATCGTCAAGACGTTCAACACATTCCGGAAAAAGCTCGAAAGAGCCAAAGAACCCGCAGCTCCCGTCGAGCCAGAGGCTCCCCCCGCTGATATCACCCTGCTCACTGAAATCCGCGACCTGCTTAAGGACAGAAAATAA
- a CDS encoding Fic/DOC family protein, protein MKSRRIEACIGFVKFSLDVEGLSLTQEGEEQLRSILDEDVSANEAVEAIIEQEGLSTVEYLPPAQENADYPGTSVPVNFFNIKDRSRARSLAARMANIRTVEILAQALPHAYDFELLKSLHASLYGDMYPSAGMIRTSAASKRTVFCQPQFIESMADEIFGKLRHDVYLKKLDRDDFINDYAYYMGEIEALHPFKTGNGRAARLFFYLLAMNAGWNIDWQSIEPDRMLEADISAIDGDYQPFISVLSPAVFPL, encoded by the coding sequence ATGAAATCACGCCGTATTGAAGCGTGTATTGGTTTTGTGAAATTCTCCCTTGATGTCGAGGGACTCTCTCTGACGCAGGAAGGTGAGGAACAATTGCGGAGCATCTTGGATGAGGATGTATCCGCCAATGAGGCTGTGGAAGCCATCATTGAGCAGGAAGGACTGTCAACTGTCGAATATTTGCCGCCTGCCCAAGAAAACGCTGACTATCCGGGTACATCCGTTCCGGTAAATTTTTTCAATATCAAGGATCGTTCCCGTGCCAGGAGCTTGGCTGCTCGCATGGCCAATATACGGACAGTTGAAATCCTTGCCCAGGCTTTGCCTCATGCTTACGACTTTGAGCTACTCAAGAGCCTGCATGCCTCCCTCTATGGCGACATGTATCCGTCCGCAGGGATGATACGCACCTCGGCAGCAAGCAAGCGCACGGTGTTCTGCCAGCCGCAATTCATTGAAAGCATGGCTGATGAGATATTCGGAAAACTCCGGCATGATGTTTACCTGAAGAAACTTGACAGAGATGATTTCATCAATGATTACGCATACTACATGGGAGAGATTGAAGCCCTTCATCCTTTCAAGACGGGCAATGGGCGCGCTGCCCGTCTGTTCTTCTATCTGCTGGCTATGAATGCGGGATGGAATATCGACTGGCAGTCCATTGAGCCTGACCGTATGCTGGAAGCGGACATCTCCGCCATTGACGGTGATTACCAACCGTTCATTTCTGTGCTGTCACCGGCGGTATTCCCGTTGTAG
- a CDS encoding ROK family transcriptional regulator: MRIVQNNLFQKSVNELLVLRELRKGPLSRVKLASLLGLQQSTVTYCTSRLTEAGLIRLTGNKISQRGAGRKPELLAVNPDAGRIIGVEMLRGSYRMSICDILGNLISSDVSLYDDVSSSTQEEMFRARVDTIVGRVLSRCEGTDVWGMCIAVPGIVSLDGKKIIDCWTHGLRECDFSGFLSSFSFPIVFENDANCCALKYVIHGSDIEDDTFLYVRFQSYDGLVLPPGIPSIGIGTGLVLAGKLYRGYRGRGGEFRSVYTSTASGATQLSFSHEELARRHEDPMIMESIVKELLENMMSIRALLDPRTIYLGGFDETERQFLIAGLHEFSDSDETAGFVDSCVIINKAEDDASLGAASLVVDEVFRIPRLGERSDKNTINWMSRAIEDS, encoded by the coding sequence ATGAGAATAGTTCAGAATAATCTGTTTCAGAAATCAGTGAATGAGCTCCTGGTATTGCGCGAGCTGCGAAAGGGACCATTGTCCCGTGTGAAACTTGCTTCATTGCTTGGGTTGCAGCAGTCAACCGTTACATACTGTACGTCACGGCTCACCGAGGCTGGACTGATACGGCTTACCGGGAACAAAATATCCCAAAGAGGCGCGGGCAGGAAACCAGAGTTGCTGGCAGTCAATCCCGATGCGGGCCGAATCATCGGCGTAGAAATGTTGAGAGGTTCATACCGGATGTCTATCTGTGATATCCTTGGGAATCTCATCAGCAGCGATGTCAGCCTGTATGACGATGTTTCCTCATCGACACAGGAAGAAATGTTCAGGGCACGAGTAGACACTATAGTAGGACGCGTCCTTTCCCGATGTGAAGGAACGGATGTCTGGGGAATGTGCATAGCAGTACCCGGTATTGTTTCCCTTGATGGGAAAAAAATAATTGACTGCTGGACGCATGGTTTGCGTGAATGTGATTTTTCAGGATTCCTGAGTTCCTTCTCTTTTCCCATTGTCTTTGAGAACGATGCGAACTGCTGCGCCCTGAAATACGTCATACATGGTTCTGACATTGAGGATGATACTTTCCTGTATGTTCGTTTCCAATCATATGATGGTCTGGTGTTGCCGCCGGGGATTCCCAGTATCGGCATTGGGACGGGTCTGGTGCTGGCAGGAAAGCTGTACCGGGGATACAGAGGAAGGGGAGGAGAATTCCGCAGCGTGTACACCAGTACCGCTTCTGGCGCAACACAGCTTTCTTTTTCCCATGAGGAACTTGCCAGGCGACATGAGGATCCCATGATCATGGAATCCATCGTAAAGGAATTGTTGGAGAACATGATGTCGATACGCGCGTTGCTTGACCCCCGTACTATTTATTTGGGGGGTTTCGACGAAACAGAAAGACAGTTTCTGATTGCGGGACTTCACGAATTTTCTGATTCTGATGAGACAGCCGGTTTTGTGGATAGTTGCGTAATCATCAATAAAGCAGAGGATGACGCGAGCCTCGGCGCAGCGTCTCTTGTCGTCGATGAAGTTTTCAGGATTCCACGTCTCGGCGAACGGAGTGATAAGAATACGATCAACTGGATGTCACGCGCCATCGAAGATTCCTGA
- a CDS encoding L-cysteine desulfidase family protein has product MSKSLPYSSYVSLLKRELIPALGCTEPISLAYAAAWARKVIGRLPDGFTLECSPGIIKNTKGVIIPFSGGLKGMVAAISLGLVGGNACRGLNVLDSITSENKEAAINYMAHVRSDISQAESTDSLYICLTVYSGNDKATVVIKGHHTGIVRLTHNGLNLPLPAEDCESGDDNCPIDSMTVDEIVRFADTVPLPLIIDIFEQQVAYNMRIAEEGLSGDYGLNIGRNILSGESSLDIRTMVKAYAAAGSDARMGGCPMPVIINSGSGNQGLTVSLPVIVYAKDLNVSREKLIRALACGNLIALHLRLPMGGLSAFCGVVCAACGAGAGITYLRGGDARKISMTITNTLASITGMICDGAKASCALKIATAVDSALIGHELAMQGKTFDDGDGIVGTDVEETIKNVIRIAVEGMACTNQEILGIMNS; this is encoded by the coding sequence ATGAGCAAATCTCTGCCATATAGCTCGTATGTCTCCTTGTTGAAGAGGGAATTGATTCCTGCTTTGGGTTGCACAGAACCAATAAGTCTCGCATATGCCGCGGCATGGGCCAGGAAAGTGATAGGACGACTGCCTGATGGATTCACCCTGGAGTGCAGCCCAGGTATCATAAAAAACACGAAAGGAGTGATCATTCCCTTTTCCGGAGGACTGAAAGGCATGGTTGCGGCCATTTCTCTTGGTCTTGTGGGTGGTAACGCCTGTCGTGGGCTGAATGTATTGGATTCCATTACATCAGAGAACAAAGAGGCTGCCATAAACTATATGGCACATGTCCGTTCTGATATATCTCAGGCGGAGTCCACGGATTCTCTTTACATATGCCTTACCGTGTATTCCGGGAACGACAAAGCTACCGTAGTAATCAAAGGTCATCATACGGGGATTGTCCGCTTGACGCATAACGGTCTGAACCTTCCACTTCCGGCTGAAGATTGTGAAAGTGGAGATGACAACTGTCCTATAGACAGCATGACTGTCGATGAGATTGTCAGATTCGCTGATACCGTACCATTGCCCCTCATCATAGACATCTTCGAGCAGCAGGTAGCGTACAACATGCGTATTGCTGAGGAAGGATTGTCTGGTGATTACGGCCTTAATATAGGCAGGAATATTCTTTCCGGAGAAAGTTCGTTGGATATCCGGACTATGGTAAAGGCATATGCTGCCGCGGGCTCCGATGCCCGTATGGGAGGATGCCCCATGCCGGTAATCATCAATTCAGGGAGCGGGAATCAGGGATTGACCGTGTCACTGCCTGTAATTGTGTATGCAAAGGATCTCAATGTATCCCGCGAGAAACTGATCAGAGCGCTGGCCTGTGGCAATCTGATTGCTCTTCATCTCCGTCTTCCTATGGGCGGTCTTTCCGCGTTTTGCGGAGTTGTCTGCGCGGCATGTGGAGCGGGGGCGGGAATTACATATCTCCGTGGTGGCGATGCGCGGAAAATCTCAATGACAATTACCAATACACTTGCAAGCATAACGGGAATGATTTGCGATGGAGCCAAGGCATCCTGTGCATTGAAGATTGCTACAGCTGTTGATTCGGCGCTCATCGGACACGAACTGGCAATGCAAGGCAAAACTTTTGATGATGGGGATGGGATCGTTGGAACCGATGTTGAAGAAACCATCAAGAATGTCATACGGATAGCTGTCGAAGGCATGGCCTGTACGAATCAGGAAATTCTTGGGATTATGAATTCTTAA
- a CDS encoding carbohydrate ABC transporter permease — protein MARRITRNVGINVLMGCAVFVSILPLFWIFFTSFQSTEGGVSFIIKDILGKGLTMANFQRVMEIIPMTRNFFNTLISSLAGSLATVFFCALAGFAFAKYKFPGKDGLFLLLLLTMVIPTEVCIVPLFIIMRRLGWVNSLLSLIVPRAATAVGIFYLRQYITQFPTEILEQGRLDGCREFPLFFKIVLPGIVPALASWGTISLIARWNDFMLPMIFLRVPEMQTLMVAISLLPVSDGLSTPWPVVMAGVAIATFPLILIFLGLQKFDIADLMAGSTKG, from the coding sequence ATGGCAAGGAGAATAACTCGCAATGTAGGCATCAATGTCCTGATGGGCTGCGCAGTCTTTGTTTCAATACTGCCTTTATTCTGGATTTTCTTTACATCCTTCCAGAGCACGGAAGGAGGAGTGAGCTTCATCATAAAAGACATACTGGGCAAAGGATTGACTATGGCAAATTTTCAACGTGTCATGGAGATCATCCCAATGACCAGGAATTTCTTCAACACGTTGATTTCCTCGCTTGCAGGAAGCCTTGCTACGGTATTTTTCTGCGCTTTGGCAGGGTTTGCTTTTGCAAAATATAAGTTTCCGGGAAAAGATGGCTTGTTCCTCTTGCTTTTATTGACCATGGTCATACCTACGGAAGTTTGCATCGTTCCTCTTTTCATCATTATGCGGAGACTGGGATGGGTGAACAGTCTTCTTTCCCTTATCGTGCCTCGTGCCGCTACAGCGGTAGGCATCTTTTACCTGAGGCAATATATCACTCAATTTCCGACTGAGATACTGGAACAGGGCAGACTTGATGGATGCAGGGAGTTTCCACTTTTTTTCAAGATAGTTCTTCCGGGTATAGTTCCGGCTCTTGCATCCTGGGGAACGATTTCCTTGATTGCGCGTTGGAATGATTTCATGTTGCCGATGATTTTCCTGAGAGTTCCTGAGATGCAGACCTTGATGGTCGCAATATCGCTTCTTCCTGTGAGTGATGGGTTATCCACTCCTTGGCCGGTGGTCATGGCAGGAGTCGCTATCGCTACTTTCCCTTTGATACTTATTTTCCTTGGATTGCAGAAATTCGATATTGCAGACTTGATGGCTGGTTCGACGAAAGGTTGA
- a CDS encoding carbohydrate ABC transporter permease: MAVKRFTNKKNERIHAYVFIAPFFILFMVFQLYPLIWSFVLSFFSWNGLGTRTFIGIGNYRQILRDGMFWTSLYNTVWYTFANIICVLPLAFILAQGLCSNAVWAPKSVKTLLVLPYVTATVAAGIAFTMLFDTRIGVINAFIQFFGGNAVPWLTSMQWSKVPVALLSIWRNIPWYMLILVAALLSVDRQLYEAARIDGANTMQKIFKITLPMIAPVMFFCVINLTIDSARTFTEPYVLTGGGPGSSSLSVVHYLYINAFSMFKLGYASTVGYVLMFFLVVVSVVYFRNLKNRSGA, from the coding sequence ATGGCTGTCAAGAGATTTACTAACAAGAAGAATGAAAGAATCCATGCCTATGTGTTCATTGCTCCCTTTTTCATACTATTCATGGTTTTCCAGCTTTATCCGCTTATCTGGTCTTTCGTACTCAGTTTTTTTTCTTGGAATGGACTGGGAACCAGGACATTCATCGGTATAGGAAACTATCGTCAGATTCTCAGGGATGGCATGTTCTGGACTTCCCTGTACAATACAGTATGGTACACGTTTGCCAACATTATTTGTGTACTTCCGTTGGCTTTTATACTTGCGCAAGGACTCTGCTCCAATGCAGTATGGGCTCCCAAATCCGTCAAGACGTTACTTGTTTTGCCGTATGTCACGGCTACGGTCGCCGCGGGCATCGCGTTCACAATGCTTTTCGATACTCGGATAGGGGTGATAAATGCTTTCATCCAATTTTTTGGTGGAAATGCCGTACCGTGGCTGACGAGCATGCAATGGTCAAAGGTTCCAGTTGCCTTGCTTTCAATCTGGAGAAATATTCCTTGGTACATGCTCATATTAGTAGCAGCGTTGCTGTCGGTGGATCGTCAGTTGTATGAAGCTGCCCGCATCGATGGCGCAAACACCATGCAGAAGATATTCAAGATTACCTTGCCTATGATTGCCCCCGTCATGTTCTTCTGCGTCATCAACCTGACCATAGATTCAGCGCGGACTTTCACGGAACCATATGTACTTACAGGTGGAGGACCTGGGTCATCCAGCTTATCTGTCGTACACTATCTCTATATAAACGCATTTTCCATGTTCAAGCTCGGATATGCTTCGACTGTCGGGTATGTGCTGATGTTTTTCCTTGTGGTTGTTTCCGTCGTCTATTTCAGGAATCTGAAAAACAGAAGTGGGGCGTGA